A region of the Desulfovibrio sp. JC010 genome:
ATGTAGGTGATGCCGCCATGAAACTTGATCAACTCACCAAGACCACCTACAAGCAGAGACAGTACCAGAATTTCCTGCATTCCGGTGAAGCCCTTGTAGATATCCTGAGAGAAAGTCAGCAGGCTGAAGCTTTCCATGGAAGCGAAACCTACCGCCCCGGTAAAAACAATACCTGCACCGAGGACGACAAAAACATTCACGCCCAGCACAGCCATGACCAGAATGGTGATGTAAGGCAGCACCTTAAGCAGGCTGTAACCGCCGTCAGCAACAACCTGTCCGCCCTCACCTGCGAAATAGAGAATGATAACGGTCAGTATGGCTGCGGGTAAGGCTATGAGCAGGTTCATCTTGAATTTATCACTCATCTTACAGCCCTGTGTGCGGGTTGCGGCGATGGTGGTGTCGGAAATCATGGACAGGTTATCCCCGAACATGGCCCCGCCCACAACTGCGCCCATGAGCAATGCATTGGGAATATCGGTTTTCGTGGCAACACCTACCGCAATGGGTGCGATGGCGGCGATTGTTCCCATGGAAGTACCCATGGCGGTAGCGATGAACGCGGCAATCACGAACAGCCCGGGCAGCACCATGGAAGCAGGCACAATGGACAGGCCGAGGTTAACCGTGGATTCCACCCCGCCGATGGACTTGGCGACTGATGCGAAACCGCCTGCCAGCAGGTAGATCATACACATGGTGATGATGCCCGGCTCACCTGCGCCGCGCAGAAAGATATTGATCTTGTCGTTGATCTTTTCCCTGCCCATCCAGATGGCCCATGCTATTGCGGGCAGAATGGCCACTGTGGCGGAGAGCTGGTAGAAAGCCATGCCGGTTCCGTTCATGGTCAGAAAAAATCCGGTTCCAATAAATATCACCAAAAATAGACCTAGCGGTGCTAAGGCCAGACCGTTTGCTTCCTGTTTCATAACACTATATTCCTATATAAAGAGTTAGACATATAGTCCGCTCAAAAAATATCTCCGCATGGCGGAGCGTTTGTTCGAACTCACTTTTCTAAAAAACAAAGGAAGTAATTACTTATCAATCAAAAAAGCAATTTTTCCGTAAAATTTTACGCTTTCGCGTTAATGCGTTGTCAAGATGCGCACCTTTTGAAGGTTATGTCAATAAAAACCGCAACACATTTCTTGAAGTAGCACTTAAAGAAAAAGCTCCTTTCATACCCGTTCAGGCACAAAAGGAGCTTTGAATTCAGTACGCTCGAAAAAAATTAGTATTCAATTTTCACAGCGGAAGATGCACGGATGGCGCGGGCTTTTGCGTCTTCAACGTCATCGCCGAGAGCAAGGGCTACGCCGAGACGACGCACACCGTCGCATTCCCCTTTACCGAAAATAAGCACCTTGGTATCAGCTTCTTCAAGGGCTGTATCAACATTGGCAAAAGCGGGAGCATCGGATTTTCCGTTGGAAAGAATAACGCTGGATGCTGCCGGACCGTACTGGCGGATTGCCGGGATGGGCAGGCCGAGAATGGCACGCACATGCAGGGCAAATTCACTCAGATCCTGTGAGATAACTGTCACCAGTCCGGTATCATGCGGGCGCGGGGAAACTTCGCTGAAGATAACTTCCTCCCCTTTGATGAAGAGCTCCACGCCGAAAAGTCCCCTGCCGCCAAGGGCATCGGTAATTCGCAGCGCGTAATCCTGTGCTTTGGCAAGAGCTGCATCGGACATGGGCTGGGGCTGCCATGATTCGCGGTAGTCTCCGTCTTCCTGACGATGACCGATGGGAGCGCAATAGGATGTTCCTCCGGCATGGCGCACGGTAAGCAGGGTGATTTCGTAGTCAAATTCCACAAAAGCCTCGACGATGATACGCCCTTCCCCGGTTCGGCCGCCGGACTGGGAATAATCCCATGCATGATCGATATCGGCTTCGGATTTTACGGTGCTCTGCCCTTTACCGGAAGAACTCATAACCGGCTTGATCACACAGGGAATGCCGACTTCCTTCAGTGCCGCGAGATACTCTTCCTTGGTATCGGCAAATTTGTAGGGGGAAGTCTTCAGGCCGACTTCCTCAGCAGCAAGGCGGCGGATGCCTTCGCGGTCCATGGTCAAACGGGTGGCTCTCGCTGTGGGAACAACGTTGAAGCCTTCCTTTTCCAGCTCCAGCAGGGTTTCGGTGGCGATAGCTTCGATTTCAGGTACGATGAAATCGGGCTTTTCAGTTTCAACCACGCGGCGCAATTCTGCTGCATCAAGCATGGAAATCACATGGCTGCGGTGAGCGACCTGCATGGCCGGGGTGTTTTCATACCTGTCCACGACAATGACCTCAACGCCGAGACGCTGGGCTTCAATGACAACCTCTTTACCAAGCTCGCCGCCGCCAAGCAGCATCATTTTGCGGGCTGATCCGGTTCCGGCAGTTCCGAGAGTGACCATAGATTTTTACTCCGTAAGGTAGTTTTGTCTTGTGGGAAATTTATTTTGTGTGGGTGCGTACCTAGTCTCATAAGGCAGGCAAAAATTCAAGAAATTAGATGCAACGGAATTGGTTGCGCGTTCTCCTTGTCATCGATATTTGCCTGTTGTATTTTATGTATCTGCATTGACCAGCCATTTAAAGGAGAATCCTTATTTATATGGATAAGAAAAAAATAGTCCTCGCTGCCAGCGGTGCCAGCGGCACCATCTATGCCGTCAAACTGGCCCGCCATCTGGGTACGCAGGAAAACATAGAACTGCACTTAATCATTTCCAATGCCGCCCTGCAGGTTATGGAACTGGAAACGGACTTCACACCGGAGGACCTGACCGGATGTGCGGATTACGTATACCCTCAAGAAAACATCGCCGCCCCTCCGGCCAGCGGTTCATGGCAGCACGAGGGTATGATAGTCTGCCCCTGCTCCATGGCCACCCTTGCCGCAATTGCCCAAGGGCTTGGCAACAACCTCATCCACCGGGCAGCGGATGTTTCCCTGAAAGAGCGACGTAAATTAATTCTCGTCACCCGCGAAACACCCCTGAACCTGATCCATATCCGCAATATGGAAACCGCCACCCTTGCCGGAGCGACCATCATGCCCGCTTCGCCGGGATTCTACCATGCTCCCAAAAGCATTGATGACATGGCGGCCCACATGGCAGGACGCATTCTCGAACAACTGCAAATCCCCCACACCCTGTACCGGGCATGGGGCGAAGACTCATCGAGGTAAACTATGAAACATGTATTTACATGGAACGGCCACTCAAATTTCACCATCCAGTCCGATGACAAAACCGTAATCATCGATCCCTTTTTCGAGGGCAACCCCAAAGCCTCCAGAACATGGAAATCCATCAGCAAGGCGGACGCAGTACTGGTCACCCATGACCACGGCGACCATATCGGGCAGGCCGTGGAAATCTGCAAGGCCACCGGAGCCACGCTCGTCTGTATCTTTGATCTGCTTGAAAAAATGATTGAACAGGGAGTTGATCAGGAAAAGCTGATCGGTATGAACATCGGCGGAACTGTTTCCGTGGCCGGAATCAAAATCAAGATGGTGCAGGCCATGCATTCCTGCGCAACCGGAGCACCTGCCGGATACATCCTCACTTACGAAGATGATTTCTGCGTCTACTTTGCCGGAGATACCGGGCTGTTCGCTTCCATGGAACTCTTCGGCAAACTGCACGACATCGATGTAGCCCTGCTGCCCACCGGAGGCTGGTTCACCATGGATTCAAAGGACGCTGCCTACGCCTGCAAGCTGCTGAACTGCAAGACCGCAATTCCCATGCATTTCGGCACCTTCCCCATTCTGGAACAGGACACCGTAAGCTTTAAAGAAGCATGCACTGAATTTGCGCCTGAGTGTAAGGTTATGGAGCTTGAGATTGGAAAAAAACAGGAAATATAACCGCGCTAAATGCGAAGCATAATAAAAGTTTTTGGGATTCTTAAACCCTTTTGCAAAAGGGTTTAAGGCCCCCGGCAGGGCTGCCGGAGGCCCATCAAACTTCTTTAAAAGCATCAAATATCTGCTGCGCCTTTTTCTTCCCAATCCCCTGAATATTAGAGAGGTCTCCTACGGAGGCCTCTTTCATTTTCTGCACTGAACCGAACTCATCCCAAAGCAGACGGGCGGTCTTGGGGCCGATACCGGGCAGCGAAAGCACCTCGCTCTGCAAAACCTTCTGCTTGCGCGACTTGCGTTGCCTGCCGATGACAAAACGATGCGCTTCATCTCGAATGCGCTGTAAATATAAGAGCTCCGGACTTCCGCCTTTGAGCGGCAGATGATTCTTGCGTCCGGGCCGGAAAATACGGTCCTCAAGCTCCCCGGCCTTGCGGGTCGGCCCTTTGGCGATGGAGGCCAGATGCGGAATAGGTTCATCGTACTTCCAGTTCTCGGCAAAAGCCTTCTCAACCGAAGCAAGCTGCCCTTTACCGCCATCTATTAATATAAGGTCCGCCCACGGCGGGCCGGAATCAATGCGCTTGATCACCCAATGAAAGAGCGCGGCGTAATCATCTGAGGAATGCTCCAGCTCCGGA
Encoded here:
- a CDS encoding Na+/H+ antiporter NhaC family protein, which translates into the protein MKQEANGLALAPLGLFLVIFIGTGFFLTMNGTGMAFYQLSATVAILPAIAWAIWMGREKINDKINIFLRGAGEPGIITMCMIYLLAGGFASVAKSIGGVESTVNLGLSIVPASMVLPGLFVIAAFIATAMGTSMGTIAAIAPIAVGVATKTDIPNALLMGAVVGGAMFGDNLSMISDTTIAATRTQGCKMSDKFKMNLLIALPAAILTVIILYFAGEGGQVVADGGYSLLKVLPYITILVMAVLGVNVFVVLGAGIVFTGAVGFASMESFSLLTFSQDIYKGFTGMQEILVLSLLVGGLGELIKFHGGITYIIDFIGKLTKGTKSTKAGEFSISALSVMSDLCTANNTVAIILTGGMAKEIAESHNVDPRRSASLLDIFSCVVQGLIPYGAQVLLAGSISKLSPLEIIGNMHYCFILAVVAVLSILTGFPRIRK
- the purT gene encoding formate-dependent phosphoribosylglycinamide formyltransferase, with the protein product MVTLGTAGTGSARKMMLLGGGELGKEVVIEAQRLGVEVIVVDRYENTPAMQVAHRSHVISMLDAAELRRVVETEKPDFIVPEIEAIATETLLELEKEGFNVVPTARATRLTMDREGIRRLAAEEVGLKTSPYKFADTKEEYLAALKEVGIPCVIKPVMSSSGKGQSTVKSEADIDHAWDYSQSGGRTGEGRIIVEAFVEFDYEITLLTVRHAGGTSYCAPIGHRQEDGDYRESWQPQPMSDAALAKAQDYALRITDALGGRGLFGVELFIKGEEVIFSEVSPRPHDTGLVTVISQDLSEFALHVRAILGLPIPAIRQYGPAASSVILSNGKSDAPAFANVDTALEEADTKVLIFGKGECDGVRRLGVALALGDDVEDAKARAIRASSAVKIEY
- a CDS encoding UbiX family flavin prenyltransferase, with product MDKKKIVLAASGASGTIYAVKLARHLGTQENIELHLIISNAALQVMELETDFTPEDLTGCADYVYPQENIAAPPASGSWQHEGMIVCPCSMATLAAIAQGLGNNLIHRAADVSLKERRKLILVTRETPLNLIHIRNMETATLAGATIMPASPGFYHAPKSIDDMAAHMAGRILEQLQIPHTLYRAWGEDSSR
- a CDS encoding metal-dependent hydrolase, whose amino-acid sequence is MKHVFTWNGHSNFTIQSDDKTVIIDPFFEGNPKASRTWKSISKADAVLVTHDHGDHIGQAVEICKATGATLVCIFDLLEKMIEQGVDQEKLIGMNIGGTVSVAGIKIKMVQAMHSCATGAPAGYILTYEDDFCVYFAGDTGLFASMELFGKLHDIDVALLPTGGWFTMDSKDAAYACKLLNCKTAIPMHFGTFPILEQDTVSFKEACTEFAPECKVMELEIGKKQEI